One genomic region from Jiangella sp. DSM 45060 encodes:
- a CDS encoding RidA family protein, giving the protein MIEHIEPDPDNPPPIPLSSAVRVGRLLFVSGQVSTEPGVGIVADTFDGEFHRTIRNVEQILAAAGATLRDVVQVRAFLRDEEARPRFNELYAQTFQPPYPARTTVGNHFSFIQVEIDCVAVLPDGADPTV; this is encoded by the coding sequence GTGATCGAGCACATCGAGCCCGACCCCGACAACCCGCCGCCCATCCCGTTGTCGTCGGCCGTGCGGGTGGGGCGGCTGCTGTTCGTGTCCGGCCAGGTGTCGACGGAGCCGGGCGTGGGGATCGTGGCCGACACGTTCGACGGCGAGTTCCACCGCACCATCCGCAACGTGGAGCAGATCCTCGCCGCCGCGGGCGCGACCCTGCGCGACGTCGTGCAGGTGCGGGCGTTCCTGCGCGACGAGGAGGCGCGGCCGCGTTTCAACGAGCTGTACGCGCAGACGTTCCAGCCTCCGTACCCGGCGCGCACCACCGTCGGGAACCACTTCTCGTTCATCCAGGTCGAGATCGACTGCGTGGCCGTGCTGCCCGACGGGGCCGATCCGACGGTGTGA
- a CDS encoding helix-turn-helix domain-containing protein, which translates to MDDDLPERLRIRLRAQRHRRELSLEALAAASGVSRSMISDIERGAKIPTVIVLARLATALGVTVARLLGEDRPERVVVRHRAEQRAITDADGWQRRILSPTLPGVEFEFIRTTVPAGVTLGSFAAHAPGSREYVAVESGELTVTVDGVGHRLSAGDALYYAGDAVHEFANPGATECVYYTAMHVAKEPA; encoded by the coding sequence ATGGACGACGATCTGCCGGAGCGGCTGCGCATCCGGCTCCGGGCGCAGCGGCACCGGCGCGAGCTGAGCCTCGAGGCGCTCGCCGCCGCCAGCGGGGTGAGCCGCAGCATGATCTCCGACATCGAGCGCGGTGCCAAGATCCCCACCGTCATCGTGCTGGCCAGGCTGGCGACGGCGCTGGGCGTCACGGTCGCGCGGCTGCTCGGCGAGGACCGGCCCGAGCGGGTGGTCGTCCGCCACCGGGCCGAGCAGCGGGCCATCACCGACGCCGACGGCTGGCAGCGGCGCATCCTCTCCCCCACGCTGCCCGGCGTCGAGTTCGAGTTCATCCGCACCACCGTCCCGGCCGGGGTCACACTTGGCTCGTTCGCCGCGCACGCGCCCGGCTCGCGCGAGTACGTCGCCGTCGAGAGCGGGGAGCTCACCGTCACCGTCGACGGCGTCGGGCACCGGCTGAGCGCCGGCGACGCGCTGTACTACGCGGGCGACGCGGTGCACGAGTTCGCCAATCCCGGCGCCACCGAGTGCGTCTACTACACCGCCATGCACGTCGCGAAGGAGCCCGCATGA
- a CDS encoding RidA family protein, translated as MTIERLDPAVLPAATGNYTHGTLVTGARRTVYVSGQVPWAGDDGRVPPEFDDQCRLTWHNVLAVLAEAGMGVEHLAKVTTYLADRRYREANSRIRQEVLGDHMPALTIIITDIYAEDWLLEIDAVAVGS; from the coding sequence ATGACCATCGAACGGCTCGACCCCGCCGTCCTGCCCGCGGCGACCGGTAACTACACCCACGGCACGCTGGTCACCGGCGCCCGCCGCACGGTCTACGTCAGCGGCCAGGTCCCCTGGGCCGGCGACGACGGCCGGGTGCCGCCGGAGTTCGACGACCAGTGCCGGCTGACGTGGCACAACGTGCTCGCCGTGCTGGCAGAGGCCGGCATGGGCGTCGAGCACCTCGCCAAGGTCACCACCTACCTGGCCGACCGCCGCTACCGTGAGGCGAACAGCCGCATCCGCCAGGAGGTGCTCGGCGACCACATGCCGGCGCTGACCATCATCATCACCGACATCTACGCCGAGGACTGGCTGCTCGAGATCGATGCCGTCGCCGTCGGGAGCTGA
- a CDS encoding GNAT family N-acetyltransferase: MTAVEFRSATRADLDAVVALLADDVLGKARDAATVDERYERAFAAIDADPRNELVVGDDGGEVVACLQLTFIPGLGRHGAERCQVEAVRVRSDRRGDGVGGRLMAWVVDRARERGCAVVQLTTDKSRADAHRFYERLGFVASHEGMKLAL, from the coding sequence CTGACGGCCGTGGAATTTCGATCCGCCACCCGCGCCGACCTCGACGCCGTCGTCGCACTGCTCGCCGACGACGTGCTGGGGAAGGCGCGCGACGCCGCCACCGTCGACGAACGGTACGAGCGCGCCTTCGCCGCCATCGACGCCGACCCACGCAACGAGCTGGTCGTCGGCGACGACGGCGGCGAGGTGGTGGCGTGCCTGCAGCTGACCTTCATCCCAGGGCTGGGCCGGCACGGGGCCGAGCGCTGCCAGGTCGAGGCGGTCCGGGTCCGGTCCGACCGGCGCGGCGACGGCGTGGGCGGACGGCTGATGGCCTGGGTCGTCGACCGCGCCCGCGAGCGCGGCTGCGCCGTGGTCCAGCTGACCACCGACAAGTCCCGCGCCGACGCGCACCGCTTCTACGAGCGGCTCGGCTTCGTTGCCAGCCACGAGGGCATGAAACTCGCCCTCTGA
- a CDS encoding S8 family serine peptidase, whose protein sequence is MPVRTRVAALTSAVVVLGSLMLAGPAVSAGGVATAVGDAADAWTAKVEDDVVSALAAGETTDVMIAFEERADLAAAARIDDWDERGAAVVAALQETAADSQRATRAELDAAGADYEAYWIANAILVRDATEAIARRVAAQPGVDQVLEVAEYDVPELLPADPAATTAAQEAAAAAAAEWGVGAVNADRVWSELDVRGEGLVIANIDTGVQFDHPALAARYRGANADGTVSHDYHWYDPAHVCPSAAPCDNQGHGTHTMGTMAGGDEGGTAIGVAPGARWIAAKGCEATAQAACTITSLVASGQWTLAPTDTNGQNPRIDLRPHVVNNSWGADTLGFADPFYDQIVDAWNAAGVFAVFSSGNDGANGCTTVGSPADSPGAYAVGAHDAANHIAPFSSRGPGPNARIRPDVSAPGVAVRSSVPGSAYGTANGTSMAAPHVTATVALMWAAAPSLIGDIDGTRELLGTTAVDTPNAECGGTEQRNNAFGEGRLDAFAAVTASPIGATGLLSGVVTDGGTGEPVPGVQLRATSDGYQRTTVTGPDGRYEMTLVAGAYELTVTAYGFAPGGASGVVVAEDATTTRDLGLTALPSVTVSGTVTDGSGQGWPLYAGVSIAGYPHGTVWTDPETGRYEVELPASTAYTLTVRPHADGYATSSRTVEVGDGDLTADFAASVVTDECLAPGYLPGHRGGFASFDEPAGLPDGWTTEAVLGDGWETGDPGQRGNLTGGDGGFTSIDSAAGQRLEDAVLVSPPVDLTGVPAPVLSFRADLLLSRGVAEADVSVDGGATWQNVWRRTAHQRGPRQERVPLAAAGGVDGVLVRFHYRNDTASNGWWQLDDVLVGERSCEPVDGGIVLGQVRDDRTGAPLDGATLRSADGAVDVTATATPGDPGLGGGFYAAFVAGAGDHELTAAHDLGQHGTRTQSVTVDSGSVTRADFELGTGELEVSAPVVEERVEIGATRTATVTVTNTGTAPATFELAERNAGFDQQRETLAALPSAPLRREIVPDDGGPLAPVAGAAPEAPDPGDAAWVRLHDKPDARTDGLAAVHDGKLYYVGGSTSGTSQRNMVYDIALDRWEFTGSFQQPRGKPVGGFIGDRLYMVGGWGPAGAGETNTVLIYDPATDTWSTGAPAPVRFAAAGSAILDGKLYVIGGRTADQPDRGSSDVYVYDAAADSWSQVADYPEPASWQACGPIDGLVHCAGGQAPHVEHSTRGYVYNPATDAWYRIADLPKTVTFTAHTAANGLLLTSGGQVGGYRSNEGFFYDPAAGEWASLPNSIFDVYRLAGTCGFYKLGGTQGQPGTFPWVERLPGFDDCQTTTEDPVPWLSADEGPRTLAPGDSVEVTVTLDASGPAAGQPGDYLARLLLLEDTPSAIPALTVAMDATAPDSWGLVTGTVTGLDRCDGPERPLPGATVRLRGAVSDVEVTTDDEGVYRHWMDRSDRRVTVTAAADGWQARDGVVTVQAGAMATKDLRLRRDEPCAVAVPSAGLEIDVRSRGHAVERLELGNDGAAAFDYAVTETAEVLRPLAAATAATGWTDGAPVPGGRMLFAAAQCPGRPDHGYLVGGLDERIEVTGRTWRYDAADDAWTELAPIPEAGRSAVAACEAGRIHVLGGDDTDRHYVYDVARDTWSEGTPLPAGTSSAAAAAWDGRVWMAGGATGGSGGGSDGTVTGEVHVHDVAAGTWSPQEPMPHPVRDPAFTQAGPYLYLAGGLTADGVVSDVVQRLDLRTGVWTTGPALAEPRAGAALIATDKALYVVGGEREDPPYGRLPTATVQRLDLSGWSGGAWGIDPAADLPSPVNAAPAGFCTQAHSGGEIWSLGGMGGGLDRARFLPVPGERCAGIATDVPWLDVRAASGSVAAGGRLRLAVNVDAGDLAAGSTHHATLLVATSDPGAPELRVPVTVRVR, encoded by the coding sequence ATGCCCGTGCGCACCCGCGTCGCCGCCCTCACGTCCGCCGTCGTCGTCCTCGGTTCTCTGATGCTCGCCGGCCCGGCGGTGTCGGCCGGCGGCGTCGCCACCGCAGTGGGCGACGCCGCGGACGCCTGGACCGCGAAGGTCGAGGACGACGTCGTGTCGGCGCTCGCCGCCGGCGAGACCACCGACGTGATGATCGCGTTCGAGGAGCGCGCGGACCTGGCCGCCGCCGCGCGGATCGACGACTGGGACGAGCGCGGCGCCGCCGTGGTCGCCGCTCTGCAGGAGACCGCGGCGGACAGCCAGCGCGCCACCCGCGCGGAGCTGGACGCGGCCGGGGCCGACTACGAGGCGTACTGGATCGCCAACGCGATCCTGGTCCGCGACGCGACGGAGGCGATCGCCCGGCGGGTCGCCGCGCAGCCGGGCGTGGACCAGGTACTCGAGGTCGCCGAGTACGACGTGCCGGAGCTGTTGCCGGCCGATCCCGCGGCCACGACGGCGGCGCAGGAGGCGGCCGCCGCGGCCGCCGCCGAATGGGGGGTCGGCGCCGTCAACGCCGACCGCGTCTGGTCCGAGCTCGACGTGCGTGGCGAAGGGCTGGTCATCGCCAACATCGACACCGGCGTGCAGTTCGACCATCCGGCCCTGGCGGCGCGCTACCGCGGCGCGAACGCCGACGGCACCGTCAGCCACGACTACCACTGGTACGACCCCGCCCACGTCTGCCCGAGCGCCGCGCCGTGCGACAACCAGGGCCACGGCACGCACACGATGGGCACGATGGCCGGCGGCGACGAGGGCGGCACCGCGATCGGTGTCGCGCCCGGCGCCCGCTGGATCGCCGCGAAGGGCTGCGAGGCCACAGCCCAGGCGGCCTGCACGATCACGTCGTTGGTCGCGTCCGGCCAGTGGACCCTCGCCCCGACCGACACCAACGGCCAGAACCCGCGCATCGACCTGCGCCCGCATGTCGTCAACAACTCGTGGGGCGCCGACACGCTCGGGTTCGCCGACCCGTTCTACGACCAGATCGTCGACGCCTGGAACGCCGCCGGCGTCTTCGCGGTGTTCTCCAGCGGCAACGACGGCGCCAACGGCTGCACCACCGTCGGGTCGCCGGCCGACTCGCCAGGCGCCTACGCCGTCGGTGCGCACGACGCCGCGAACCACATCGCGCCGTTCTCCAGCCGCGGCCCCGGCCCGAACGCGCGGATCCGGCCCGACGTTTCCGCTCCCGGTGTGGCGGTCCGCTCCAGCGTGCCCGGCAGCGCTTACGGGACCGCCAACGGCACGTCCATGGCGGCGCCGCACGTGACGGCGACCGTGGCGCTCATGTGGGCGGCCGCGCCGTCGCTGATCGGCGACATCGACGGCACCCGCGAGCTGCTCGGCACGACCGCCGTCGACACCCCGAACGCCGAGTGCGGCGGCACCGAGCAGCGCAACAACGCGTTCGGCGAGGGCCGCCTCGACGCGTTCGCCGCGGTCACGGCGTCGCCGATCGGTGCGACCGGGCTGCTCTCGGGCGTCGTCACCGACGGCGGCACCGGCGAGCCGGTGCCGGGGGTCCAGCTCCGTGCCACCAGCGACGGCTACCAGCGCACGACGGTGACCGGCCCGGACGGCCGCTACGAGATGACGCTGGTCGCCGGCGCCTACGAGTTGACGGTGACGGCGTACGGCTTCGCGCCCGGCGGCGCGAGCGGGGTGGTCGTCGCCGAGGACGCCACCACGACCCGGGACCTCGGCCTCACCGCGCTCCCGTCGGTGACCGTCAGCGGGACCGTCACGGACGGCTCCGGCCAGGGCTGGCCGCTGTACGCGGGCGTCAGCATCGCCGGCTACCCGCACGGCACCGTGTGGACCGACCCCGAGACCGGCCGCTACGAGGTGGAGTTGCCGGCGTCGACCGCGTACACGCTCACCGTGCGGCCGCACGCCGACGGCTACGCGACGTCCAGCCGCACGGTCGAGGTCGGCGACGGCGACCTGACGGCCGACTTCGCCGCCTCCGTCGTCACCGACGAGTGCCTGGCGCCCGGCTACCTGCCCGGCCACCGAGGAGGGTTCGCGTCCTTCGACGAGCCGGCCGGCCTGCCGGACGGCTGGACCACCGAGGCCGTCCTCGGCGACGGCTGGGAGACCGGTGACCCCGGGCAGCGCGGCAACCTGACCGGCGGCGACGGCGGGTTCACCAGTATCGACAGTGCCGCCGGACAGCGGCTCGAGGACGCCGTGCTGGTGTCGCCGCCGGTCGACCTCACCGGCGTGCCGGCGCCGGTGCTGTCGTTCCGGGCCGACCTGCTGCTCTCGCGGGGCGTCGCCGAAGCGGACGTCTCGGTCGACGGCGGCGCGACGTGGCAGAACGTCTGGAGGCGGACGGCGCACCAGCGCGGCCCGCGGCAGGAGCGGGTGCCGCTCGCGGCGGCCGGTGGCGTCGACGGCGTGCTGGTGCGGTTCCACTACCGCAACGACACCGCGAGCAACGGCTGGTGGCAGCTCGACGACGTGCTCGTCGGCGAGCGGAGCTGTGAGCCGGTCGACGGCGGCATCGTGCTCGGCCAGGTGCGCGACGACCGCACCGGGGCGCCGCTCGACGGCGCCACCCTGCGCAGTGCCGACGGCGCGGTCGACGTCACCGCGACGGCCACGCCGGGCGACCCGGGCCTCGGCGGCGGCTTCTACGCGGCGTTCGTCGCGGGCGCCGGGGACCACGAGCTGACCGCCGCGCACGACCTCGGCCAGCATGGGACGCGGACCCAGAGCGTGACCGTCGACTCCGGCAGCGTCACCCGGGCCGACTTCGAGCTGGGCACCGGGGAACTCGAGGTGAGCGCCCCGGTCGTCGAGGAGCGGGTCGAGATCGGCGCCACCCGGACCGCCACCGTCACGGTCACCAACACGGGCACCGCGCCCGCCACCTTCGAGCTGGCCGAGCGGAACGCCGGCTTCGACCAGCAGCGGGAGACGCTCGCGGCCCTGCCGAGTGCCCCGCTGCGGCGCGAGATCGTGCCCGACGACGGCGGCCCGCTCGCCCCCGTCGCCGGTGCGGCGCCCGAGGCCCCCGACCCCGGCGACGCCGCCTGGGTGCGGCTGCACGACAAGCCCGACGCCCGCACCGACGGCCTGGCCGCCGTCCACGACGGCAAGCTGTACTACGTCGGCGGCAGCACGTCGGGCACGTCGCAGCGGAACATGGTGTACGACATCGCGCTGGACCGCTGGGAGTTCACCGGCTCGTTCCAGCAGCCGCGCGGCAAGCCCGTGGGCGGGTTCATCGGCGACCGCCTGTACATGGTGGGCGGCTGGGGACCCGCGGGCGCCGGAGAGACGAACACCGTCCTCATCTACGACCCCGCCACCGACACCTGGTCGACCGGCGCCCCCGCGCCGGTGCGCTTCGCGGCGGCCGGGTCGGCCATTCTCGACGGGAAGCTCTACGTCATCGGCGGGCGGACGGCGGACCAGCCCGATCGCGGCAGCAGCGACGTCTACGTCTACGACGCCGCCGCCGACTCGTGGTCTCAGGTCGCCGACTATCCGGAACCGGCGTCGTGGCAGGCCTGCGGTCCCATCGACGGCCTCGTCCACTGCGCCGGTGGCCAGGCTCCCCACGTCGAGCACAGCACCCGCGGCTACGTCTACAACCCGGCCACCGATGCCTGGTACCGCATCGCGGACCTGCCGAAGACGGTGACCTTCACCGCGCACACGGCCGCGAACGGGCTGCTGCTGACGTCGGGCGGGCAGGTCGGCGGCTACCGCAGCAACGAGGGCTTCTTCTACGACCCGGCCGCGGGGGAGTGGGCCTCGCTGCCCAACTCGATCTTCGACGTCTACCGGCTGGCCGGCACCTGCGGGTTCTACAAGCTCGGCGGCACCCAGGGCCAGCCCGGCACGTTCCCCTGGGTGGAGCGACTGCCAGGCTTCGACGACTGCCAGACCACCACCGAGGACCCGGTGCCGTGGCTGTCGGCCGACGAGGGCCCGCGCACCCTCGCGCCGGGCGACTCCGTCGAGGTCACCGTCACGCTGGACGCGAGCGGCCCGGCCGCGGGACAGCCCGGCGACTACCTGGCCCGGCTGCTGCTGCTCGAGGACACCCCGTCTGCGATCCCGGCCCTGACCGTCGCGATGGACGCCACCGCGCCGGACTCGTGGGGGCTGGTCACCGGCACCGTCACCGGCCTGGACCGGTGCGACGGCCCGGAGCGGCCGCTGCCCGGCGCAACGGTCCGGCTGCGAGGCGCGGTCTCCGACGTCGAGGTCACGACCGACGACGAGGGCGTCTACCGGCACTGGATGGACCGCTCCGACCGGCGTGTCACGGTGACGGCGGCGGCGGACGGCTGGCAGGCGCGCGACGGCGTGGTCACCGTCCAGGCCGGGGCGATGGCGACGAAGGACCTGCGGCTGCGCCGGGACGAGCCGTGCGCCGTCGCAGTACCGTCCGCGGGCCTGGAGATCGACGTGCGCAGCCGCGGACACGCCGTGGAGCGGCTCGAGCTCGGCAACGACGGCGCCGCCGCGTTCGACTACGCGGTGACGGAGACGGCCGAGGTGCTGCGGCCGCTCGCGGCGGCGACCGCGGCCACCGGCTGGACGGACGGCGCCCCGGTGCCGGGCGGGCGGATGCTCTTCGCGGCCGCCCAGTGCCCGGGCCGGCCCGACCACGGGTACCTCGTCGGCGGCCTCGACGAGCGGATCGAGGTCACGGGCCGGACCTGGCGGTACGACGCCGCCGACGACGCCTGGACCGAGCTGGCGCCGATCCCCGAGGCCGGGCGCAGCGCGGTCGCCGCCTGCGAGGCCGGCCGGATCCACGTGCTCGGCGGCGACGACACCGACCGGCACTACGTCTACGACGTCGCCCGCGACACCTGGTCCGAGGGGACGCCGCTGCCCGCCGGTACGTCGAGTGCCGCGGCCGCGGCCTGGGACGGCCGGGTCTGGATGGCGGGCGGCGCGACCGGCGGGTCCGGCGGCGGCTCGGACGGCACGGTCACCGGGGAGGTCCACGTCCACGACGTCGCGGCCGGCACCTGGAGCCCGCAGGAGCCGATGCCGCACCCCGTCCGGGACCCCGCGTTCACGCAGGCCGGGCCGTACCTCTACCTGGCCGGCGGGCTGACGGCCGACGGCGTCGTCAGCGACGTCGTCCAGCGGCTCGACCTGCGCACCGGTGTGTGGACGACCGGGCCGGCCCTGGCCGAGCCGCGGGCCGGCGCCGCGCTCATCGCCACGGACAAAGCGCTCTACGTCGTCGGCGGCGAGCGGGAGGACCCGCCGTACGGCCGCCTGCCGACGGCCACGGTGCAGCGACTCGATCTGAGCGGCTGGTCCGGCGGCGCCTGGGGCATCGACCCCGCCGCGGACCTGCCGTCGCCCGTCAACGCCGCACCCGCCGGGTTCTGCACGCAGGCGCACTCCGGCGGCGAGATCTGGTCGCTCGGCGGCATGGGCGGCGGGCTGGACCGCGCCCGCTTCCTGCCGGTGCCCGGCGAACGGTGCGCCGGCATCGCGACCGACGTGCCCTGGCTGGACGTGCGAGCGGCGAGCGGTTCGGTGGCGGCCGGCGGGCGGCTCCGGCTGGCGGTGAACGTCGATGCCGGCGACCTGGCGGCGGGATCGACGCACCACGCGACGCTGCTGGTGGCGACGTCCGATCCGGGCGCACCCGAGCTGCGGGTCCCCGTCACCGTCCGCGTGCGCTGA
- a CDS encoding helix-turn-helix domain-containing protein — MDRTGLPVDADADADSVALGVLGIGSVEERVYRTLLRLPGSTTTELAETLELPRPRARRALAVLEHAGLVSRSTGSVARFLPAAPDVGLEALVRDKEAELGRIRTLGALLMDDYRDGLEAERNELCEIVTGSEAVLRRFDQLQRSATSEIQVLDTPPYSGPRGPRSNDLEFEILARGVTCKAIYDRAALERSPLATDAILGYVEAGEQARVTSRLPLKLATFDRKLAFVPQSLNQRDVSGAIVVHPCSLLDVLLYVFDELWERATPLTAPAEPDAVAPGPDDRRLLALLASGMKDQAIANHLDWSYRTTRRRIAALLEELGAETRFQAGLAAARRGWL, encoded by the coding sequence ATGGACAGAACTGGCCTCCCGGTCGATGCCGATGCCGATGCAGACTCCGTGGCGCTCGGCGTGCTCGGCATCGGCTCGGTCGAGGAGCGCGTGTACCGGACGCTGCTGCGGCTGCCCGGGTCGACGACGACCGAGCTGGCCGAGACCCTCGAGCTCCCCCGGCCGCGTGCGCGCCGGGCCCTGGCCGTCCTGGAACACGCCGGCCTGGTCAGCCGCTCCACCGGGTCCGTCGCCCGGTTCCTGCCGGCGGCTCCCGACGTCGGGCTGGAGGCGCTGGTCCGCGACAAGGAGGCGGAACTGGGCCGCATCCGGACGCTCGGGGCGCTGCTCATGGACGACTACCGCGACGGGCTCGAGGCGGAGCGCAACGAGCTCTGCGAGATCGTCACCGGCTCCGAGGCCGTGCTGCGCCGGTTCGACCAGCTGCAACGGTCGGCCACCAGCGAGATCCAGGTGCTCGACACCCCGCCGTACTCCGGTCCGCGCGGTCCCCGCTCCAACGACCTGGAGTTCGAGATCCTGGCCCGCGGCGTCACCTGCAAGGCGATCTACGACCGCGCGGCGCTGGAGCGCTCGCCGCTCGCGACCGACGCGATCCTCGGCTATGTCGAGGCGGGTGAGCAGGCGCGGGTCACCTCGCGACTCCCGCTGAAACTGGCCACGTTCGACCGCAAGCTGGCGTTCGTCCCGCAGTCGCTGAACCAGCGCGACGTCTCCGGCGCCATCGTCGTGCACCCGTGTTCGCTGCTGGACGTCCTGCTGTACGTGTTCGACGAGTTGTGGGAGCGCGCGACCCCGCTCACCGCGCCGGCCGAGCCGGACGCCGTGGCCCCTGGGCCGGACGACCGGCGGCTGCTCGCGCTGCTGGCCAGCGGGATGAAGGACCAGGCGATCGCCAACCACCTCGACTGGAGCTACCGCACGACCCGGCGGCGGATCGCGGCGCTGCTGGAGGAGCTGGGCGCGGAGACGCGGTTCCAGGCCGGACTGGCGGCGGCCCGCCGCGGCTGGCTCTGA
- a CDS encoding D-lyxose/D-mannose family sugar isomerase: MQRSRIDAAIDDARTRAAEAGIALPAFASWTRADWLAAAPTPGARPALERGLGWDVTDFGRGDFDRVGLVLCTLRNGTLAERDAGAGQTYAEKFLVARDGQETPMHLHRRKTEDIINRGGAELVVELRPESGDGEVVTLVDGLERAVRGGSPLRLEPGQSVQVPAGVYHRFWADGGVLLAGEVSAVNDDVDDNVFLDPSPRYPSVTEDATARYLLVSEYAQILAR; this comes from the coding sequence ATGCAGAGGTCCCGGATCGACGCCGCCATCGACGACGCCCGTACGCGGGCGGCCGAGGCCGGCATCGCGTTGCCCGCCTTCGCGTCCTGGACGCGGGCCGACTGGCTCGCCGCCGCACCGACGCCGGGCGCGCGGCCCGCACTGGAACGCGGCCTGGGCTGGGACGTCACCGACTTCGGCCGCGGCGACTTCGACCGCGTGGGCCTGGTGCTGTGCACGCTGCGCAACGGCACCCTGGCCGAGCGCGACGCCGGGGCCGGGCAGACGTACGCGGAGAAGTTCCTCGTCGCGCGCGACGGGCAGGAGACGCCGATGCACCTGCACCGGCGCAAGACCGAGGACATCATCAACCGCGGCGGCGCCGAGCTGGTCGTCGAGCTGCGCCCCGAGTCCGGCGACGGCGAGGTCGTCACGCTGGTCGACGGGCTGGAGCGGGCGGTGCGCGGCGGGTCGCCGCTGCGGCTGGAGCCCGGGCAGAGCGTGCAGGTGCCGGCCGGTGTCTACCACCGCTTCTGGGCCGACGGCGGCGTCCTGCTGGCCGGCGAGGTGTCGGCCGTGAACGACGACGTCGACGACAACGTGTTCCTCGATCCGTCGCCGCGCTACCCGTCCGTCACCGAGGACGCCACGGCGCGCTACCTGCTGGTCAGCGAGTACGCGCAGATCCTCGCTCGGTGA
- a CDS encoding GNAT family N-acetyltransferase — translation MSTDTTVVIDELEIPASMDEPGAADFAEMVEVRNAIETQIMGTDVLNYSARELLPVYLVQEDEPNRLFVARVDGRIVGRAILSWQTEEGASASWVSVEVLPEYRRRGIGTALLDHLTTLALASARPTLQAEAIHTRPATGERVDSPTGFGWVSADDPGVRFLLRHGYRLEQVARISALPLPVDPAVLAAQRGAAQAAAGDDYRVVAWTGTTPPERVDDLVTLKTRMSTDIPSAGLETTDEQWDAARLARWDGQLAGSGRERLTVAAEHVPTGRLAGYNELYLPADRSRPVTQEDTLVLSEHRGRRLGMLLKVANLQRLAELSPSSTLVTTFNAEENRHMLDVNEAVGFAPIGYEGCWQLTP, via the coding sequence ATGAGCACCGACACCACGGTCGTCATCGACGAGCTGGAGATCCCGGCCTCGATGGACGAGCCCGGCGCGGCCGACTTCGCCGAGATGGTCGAGGTCCGCAACGCGATCGAGACCCAGATCATGGGTACCGACGTGCTGAACTACTCCGCTCGCGAGCTGCTGCCCGTCTACCTGGTCCAGGAGGACGAGCCGAACCGGCTGTTCGTCGCCCGCGTCGACGGCCGCATCGTCGGGCGGGCCATCCTGTCGTGGCAGACCGAGGAGGGCGCGAGCGCGTCGTGGGTCTCGGTCGAGGTGCTGCCGGAATACCGCCGGCGCGGCATCGGCACCGCTCTGCTCGACCACCTGACCACCCTCGCGCTGGCCTCCGCCCGCCCGACACTGCAGGCCGAGGCCATCCACACCCGGCCGGCGACCGGCGAGCGCGTCGACTCGCCGACCGGCTTCGGCTGGGTGTCGGCGGACGACCCCGGCGTGCGGTTCCTGCTGCGCCACGGCTACCGGCTCGAGCAGGTGGCCCGCATCAGCGCACTGCCGCTGCCGGTCGACCCCGCGGTCCTCGCGGCACAGCGGGGCGCCGCCCAGGCCGCCGCGGGCGACGACTACCGCGTCGTCGCCTGGACCGGCACCACCCCGCCCGAGCGCGTCGACGACCTCGTCACGCTGAAGACGCGCATGAGCACCGACATCCCCAGCGCCGGCCTCGAGACCACCGACGAGCAGTGGGACGCCGCCCGCCTCGCGCGGTGGGACGGCCAGCTGGCCGGCAGCGGCCGCGAGCGACTCACCGTCGCCGCCGAGCACGTGCCCACCGGCCGGCTGGCCGGCTACAACGAGCTCTACCTGCCGGCCGACCGCTCCCGCCCGGTCACCCAGGAGGACACCCTGGTCCTGTCCGAGCATCGCGGCCGCCGGCTCGGCATGCTGCTCAAGGTGGCCAACCTGCAGCGGCTGGCCGAGCTGAGCCCGTCCTCGACGCTGGTCACCACGTTCAACGCCGAAGAGAA